The proteins below come from a single Argentina anserina chromosome 1, drPotAnse1.1, whole genome shotgun sequence genomic window:
- the LOC126784929 gene encoding uncharacterized protein LOC126784929 isoform X2: MLDGNKHQSGMPSNLGRRKRSRKATCDAIVDAMLDLAAASKMRTTAIMKNEDRFSISKCIKILDEMIDTSAEMDDFDLELDEMELTAAAAGYHYYSSISRQPCHSLSPSKGCGFMTEVLNGHDVVFQEMFRMDKNVFHKLCDILRQRSLLRDTAGVMIEEQLGIFLNIVGHNERNRVIQERFHHSGETISRHFNNVLKAVKSLSREFLQTPKPSTPPEILGNHRFHPYFKIPAQVPAKDQSRFRNKKGVCSQNVVAACTFDLQFIFIYPGWEGSAAGSRVLRAVLDDPHQNFPHIPEGKYYLVGTGYANMKGFIAPFQGVRYHIHEYRGANQLPRDARELFNHRHSSLSNVIRRSFHLLRTRFPILQVAPQYAFHTQRDIVIAACVLHNYIRRELKNDWLFSSMECLTVDDDVDEHPDTGLASLVQEQVAFSMRESISSEMWYHFMHGWDQW, translated from the exons ATGCTAGATGGAAACAAGCATCAGTCTGGGATGCCATCAAATTTAGGGCGTAGAAAGAGAAGTCGCAAGGCTACATGTGATGCTATAGTGGATGCTATGCTAGATTTAGCTGCTGCTTCCAAAATGAGGACAACTGCAATTATGAAGAACGAGGATCGGTTTTCTATAAGCAAGTGCATAAAGATCTTGGATGAGATGATAG ATACATCTGCTGAAATGGATGATTTCGACTTAGAACTGGATGAGATGGAATTAACTGCAGCAGCTGCTGGGTACCATTATTATAGCAGTATTTCCAGGCAACCTTGCCATAGTTTGTCACCAAGTAAAGGATGTGGATTTATGACAGAGGTGCTAAATGGTCATGATGTTGTGTTCCAGGAAATGTTTCGAATGGATAAAAATGTATTTCACAAATTGTGTGACATTCTTCGTCAAAGAAGCTTGTTGCGTGATACCGCGGGTGTTATGATAGAGGAGCAACTTGGAATATTTCTGAATATTGTTGGCCATAATGAGCGGAACAGAGTAATCCAAGAGAGGTTTCATCACTCAGGTGAAACCATCAGCCGTCATTTCAACAATGTGTTGAAGGCAGTCAAGTCACTTTCACGTGAATTTTTACAGACTCCAAAGCCCAGCACTCCTCCAGAAATCCTTGGAAATCACAGATTTCATCCTTATTTCAAG ATTCCTGCCCAGGTACCGGCCAAAGATCAATCCCGCTTTCGTAATAAGAAAGGTGTTTGTTCACAAAATGTGGTGGCAGCTTGCACATTTGACCTTCAGTTTATATTCATTTATCCTGGTTGGGAAGGCTCTGCTGCAGGTTCACGTGTATTGAGAGCAGTTCTTGACGATCCACATCAGAATTTTCCACATATTCCTGAAG GTAAATATTACCTTGTTGGCACTGGATATGCAAATATGAAAGGATTTATTGCGCCATTTCAAGGGGTCAGGTATCATATCCATGAATATAGAGGTGCTAATCAGTTACCTAGAGATGCAAGGGAGCTATTTAACCACAGACACTCGTCTCTTAGTAATGTCATCCGGAGATCTTTCCATTTGTTGAGAACTAGGTTTCCTATCCTCCAAGTTGCTCCTCAGTATGCTTTTCATACCCAAAGGGATATAGTTATAGCTGCTTGTGTTCTACATAATTACATTCGACGTGAGTTGAAAAATGATTGGCTGTTTTCCAGCATGGAATGTTTAACGGTGGATGATGATGTCGATGAACATCCTGATACCGGGTTGGCTTCTTTGGTACAAGAGCAGGTTGCGTTTTCTATGAGAGAATCAATTTCTTCAGAAATGTGGTATCACTTTATGCATGGATGGGATCAGTGGTGA
- the LOC126784929 gene encoding uncharacterized protein LOC126784929 isoform X4, which yields MDDFDLELDEMELTAAAAGYHYYSSISRQPCHSLSPSKGCGFMTEVLNGHDVVFQEMFRMDKNVFHKLCDILRQRSLLRDTAGVMIEEQLGIFLNIVGHNERNRVIQERFHHSGETISRHFNNVLKAVKSLSREFLQTPKPSTPPEILGNHRFHPYFKDCIGVIGGMQIPAQVPAKDQSRFRNKKGVCSQNVVAACTFDLQFIFIYPGWEGSAAGSRVLRAVLDDPHQNFPHIPEGKYYLVGTGYANMKGFIAPFQGVRYHIHEYRGANQLPRDARELFNHRHSSLSNVIRRSFHLLRTRFPILQVAPQYAFHTQRDIVIAACVLHNYIRRELKNDWLFSSMECLTVDDDVDEHPDTGLASLVQEQVAFSMRESISSEMWYHFMHGWDQW from the exons ATGGATGATTTCGACTTAGAACTGGATGAGATGGAATTAACTGCAGCAGCTGCTGGGTACCATTATTATAGCAGTATTTCCAGGCAACCTTGCCATAGTTTGTCACCAAGTAAAGGATGTGGATTTATGACAGAGGTGCTAAATGGTCATGATGTTGTGTTCCAGGAAATGTTTCGAATGGATAAAAATGTATTTCACAAATTGTGTGACATTCTTCGTCAAAGAAGCTTGTTGCGTGATACCGCGGGTGTTATGATAGAGGAGCAACTTGGAATATTTCTGAATATTGTTGGCCATAATGAGCGGAACAGAGTAATCCAAGAGAGGTTTCATCACTCAGGTGAAACCATCAGCCGTCATTTCAACAATGTGTTGAAGGCAGTCAAGTCACTTTCACGTGAATTTTTACAGACTCCAAAGCCCAGCACTCCTCCAGAAATCCTTGGAAATCACAGATTTCATCCTTATTTCAAG GACTGTATCGGAGTCATTGGTGGAATGCAGATTCCTGCCCAGGTACCGGCCAAAGATCAATCCCGCTTTCGTAATAAGAAAGGTGTTTGTTCACAAAATGTGGTGGCAGCTTGCACATTTGACCTTCAGTTTATATTCATTTATCCTGGTTGGGAAGGCTCTGCTGCAGGTTCACGTGTATTGAGAGCAGTTCTTGACGATCCACATCAGAATTTTCCACATATTCCTGAAG GTAAATATTACCTTGTTGGCACTGGATATGCAAATATGAAAGGATTTATTGCGCCATTTCAAGGGGTCAGGTATCATATCCATGAATATAGAGGTGCTAATCAGTTACCTAGAGATGCAAGGGAGCTATTTAACCACAGACACTCGTCTCTTAGTAATGTCATCCGGAGATCTTTCCATTTGTTGAGAACTAGGTTTCCTATCCTCCAAGTTGCTCCTCAGTATGCTTTTCATACCCAAAGGGATATAGTTATAGCTGCTTGTGTTCTACATAATTACATTCGACGTGAGTTGAAAAATGATTGGCTGTTTTCCAGCATGGAATGTTTAACGGTGGATGATGATGTCGATGAACATCCTGATACCGGGTTGGCTTCTTTGGTACAAGAGCAGGTTGCGTTTTCTATGAGAGAATCAATTTCTTCAGAAATGTGGTATCACTTTATGCATGGATGGGATCAGTGGTGA
- the LOC126784929 gene encoding uncharacterized protein LOC126784929 isoform X3 — MSEVGVLLFGLCRRSTSSWNSLLLCSAPPKQLLDTSAEMDDFDLELDEMELTAAAAGYHYYSSISRQPCHSLSPSKGCGFMTEVLNGHDVVFQEMFRMDKNVFHKLCDILRQRSLLRDTAGVMIEEQLGIFLNIVGHNERNRVIQERFHHSGETISRHFNNVLKAVKSLSREFLQTPKPSTPPEILGNHRFHPYFKDCIGVIGGMQIPAQVPAKDQSRFRNKKGVCSQNVVAACTFDLQFIFIYPGWEGSAAGSRVLRAVLDDPHQNFPHIPEGKYYLVGTGYANMKGFIAPFQGVRYHIHEYRGANQLPRDARELFNHRHSSLSNVIRRSFHLLRTRFPILQVAPQYAFHTQRDIVIAACVLHNYIRRELKNDWLFSSMECLTVDDDVDEHPDTGLASLVQEQVAFSMRESISSEMWYHFMHGWDQW; from the exons ATGAGTGAGGTCGGTGTCCTGCTGTTTGGTCTGTGCCGTCGATCCACCTCAAGTTGGAACTCACTTCTTCTCTGCTCCGCCCCGCCCAAACAGTTGCTAG ATACATCTGCTGAAATGGATGATTTCGACTTAGAACTGGATGAGATGGAATTAACTGCAGCAGCTGCTGGGTACCATTATTATAGCAGTATTTCCAGGCAACCTTGCCATAGTTTGTCACCAAGTAAAGGATGTGGATTTATGACAGAGGTGCTAAATGGTCATGATGTTGTGTTCCAGGAAATGTTTCGAATGGATAAAAATGTATTTCACAAATTGTGTGACATTCTTCGTCAAAGAAGCTTGTTGCGTGATACCGCGGGTGTTATGATAGAGGAGCAACTTGGAATATTTCTGAATATTGTTGGCCATAATGAGCGGAACAGAGTAATCCAAGAGAGGTTTCATCACTCAGGTGAAACCATCAGCCGTCATTTCAACAATGTGTTGAAGGCAGTCAAGTCACTTTCACGTGAATTTTTACAGACTCCAAAGCCCAGCACTCCTCCAGAAATCCTTGGAAATCACAGATTTCATCCTTATTTCAAG GACTGTATCGGAGTCATTGGTGGAATGCAGATTCCTGCCCAGGTACCGGCCAAAGATCAATCCCGCTTTCGTAATAAGAAAGGTGTTTGTTCACAAAATGTGGTGGCAGCTTGCACATTTGACCTTCAGTTTATATTCATTTATCCTGGTTGGGAAGGCTCTGCTGCAGGTTCACGTGTATTGAGAGCAGTTCTTGACGATCCACATCAGAATTTTCCACATATTCCTGAAG GTAAATATTACCTTGTTGGCACTGGATATGCAAATATGAAAGGATTTATTGCGCCATTTCAAGGGGTCAGGTATCATATCCATGAATATAGAGGTGCTAATCAGTTACCTAGAGATGCAAGGGAGCTATTTAACCACAGACACTCGTCTCTTAGTAATGTCATCCGGAGATCTTTCCATTTGTTGAGAACTAGGTTTCCTATCCTCCAAGTTGCTCCTCAGTATGCTTTTCATACCCAAAGGGATATAGTTATAGCTGCTTGTGTTCTACATAATTACATTCGACGTGAGTTGAAAAATGATTGGCTGTTTTCCAGCATGGAATGTTTAACGGTGGATGATGATGTCGATGAACATCCTGATACCGGGTTGGCTTCTTTGGTACAAGAGCAGGTTGCGTTTTCTATGAGAGAATCAATTTCTTCAGAAATGTGGTATCACTTTATGCATGGATGGGATCAGTGGTGA
- the LOC126784929 gene encoding uncharacterized protein LOC126784929 isoform X1, which yields MLDGNKHQSGMPSNLGRRKRSRKATCDAIVDAMLDLAAASKMRTTAIMKNEDRFSISKCIKILDEMIDTSAEMDDFDLELDEMELTAAAAGYHYYSSISRQPCHSLSPSKGCGFMTEVLNGHDVVFQEMFRMDKNVFHKLCDILRQRSLLRDTAGVMIEEQLGIFLNIVGHNERNRVIQERFHHSGETISRHFNNVLKAVKSLSREFLQTPKPSTPPEILGNHRFHPYFKDCIGVIGGMQIPAQVPAKDQSRFRNKKGVCSQNVVAACTFDLQFIFIYPGWEGSAAGSRVLRAVLDDPHQNFPHIPEGKYYLVGTGYANMKGFIAPFQGVRYHIHEYRGANQLPRDARELFNHRHSSLSNVIRRSFHLLRTRFPILQVAPQYAFHTQRDIVIAACVLHNYIRRELKNDWLFSSMECLTVDDDVDEHPDTGLASLVQEQVAFSMRESISSEMWYHFMHGWDQW from the exons ATGCTAGATGGAAACAAGCATCAGTCTGGGATGCCATCAAATTTAGGGCGTAGAAAGAGAAGTCGCAAGGCTACATGTGATGCTATAGTGGATGCTATGCTAGATTTAGCTGCTGCTTCCAAAATGAGGACAACTGCAATTATGAAGAACGAGGATCGGTTTTCTATAAGCAAGTGCATAAAGATCTTGGATGAGATGATAG ATACATCTGCTGAAATGGATGATTTCGACTTAGAACTGGATGAGATGGAATTAACTGCAGCAGCTGCTGGGTACCATTATTATAGCAGTATTTCCAGGCAACCTTGCCATAGTTTGTCACCAAGTAAAGGATGTGGATTTATGACAGAGGTGCTAAATGGTCATGATGTTGTGTTCCAGGAAATGTTTCGAATGGATAAAAATGTATTTCACAAATTGTGTGACATTCTTCGTCAAAGAAGCTTGTTGCGTGATACCGCGGGTGTTATGATAGAGGAGCAACTTGGAATATTTCTGAATATTGTTGGCCATAATGAGCGGAACAGAGTAATCCAAGAGAGGTTTCATCACTCAGGTGAAACCATCAGCCGTCATTTCAACAATGTGTTGAAGGCAGTCAAGTCACTTTCACGTGAATTTTTACAGACTCCAAAGCCCAGCACTCCTCCAGAAATCCTTGGAAATCACAGATTTCATCCTTATTTCAAG GACTGTATCGGAGTCATTGGTGGAATGCAGATTCCTGCCCAGGTACCGGCCAAAGATCAATCCCGCTTTCGTAATAAGAAAGGTGTTTGTTCACAAAATGTGGTGGCAGCTTGCACATTTGACCTTCAGTTTATATTCATTTATCCTGGTTGGGAAGGCTCTGCTGCAGGTTCACGTGTATTGAGAGCAGTTCTTGACGATCCACATCAGAATTTTCCACATATTCCTGAAG GTAAATATTACCTTGTTGGCACTGGATATGCAAATATGAAAGGATTTATTGCGCCATTTCAAGGGGTCAGGTATCATATCCATGAATATAGAGGTGCTAATCAGTTACCTAGAGATGCAAGGGAGCTATTTAACCACAGACACTCGTCTCTTAGTAATGTCATCCGGAGATCTTTCCATTTGTTGAGAACTAGGTTTCCTATCCTCCAAGTTGCTCCTCAGTATGCTTTTCATACCCAAAGGGATATAGTTATAGCTGCTTGTGTTCTACATAATTACATTCGACGTGAGTTGAAAAATGATTGGCTGTTTTCCAGCATGGAATGTTTAACGGTGGATGATGATGTCGATGAACATCCTGATACCGGGTTGGCTTCTTTGGTACAAGAGCAGGTTGCGTTTTCTATGAGAGAATCAATTTCTTCAGAAATGTGGTATCACTTTATGCATGGATGGGATCAGTGGTGA